A stretch of Lathyrus oleraceus cultivar Zhongwan6 chromosome 6, CAAS_Psat_ZW6_1.0, whole genome shotgun sequence DNA encodes these proteins:
- the LOC127094819 gene encoding casparian strip membrane protein 1 has product MSTNIDIQESSKDTKGKAVLLAAPARAGGWKKGIAIIDFILRLGAVAAALGAAASMGMSDQTLPFFTQFFQFEASYDSFTAFQFFVITMALVAGYLVLSLPFSIVAIIRPHATGPRLFLIILDTVFLTLAAASASAAASIVYLAHNGNQDTNWLAICNQFGDFCAQTSGAVVSSFIAVVVLVLLVVMSALAIGKH; this is encoded by the exons ATGTCAACCAATATTGATATCCAAGAGTCAAGCAAAGATACTAAAGGAAAAGCTGTTTTACTTGCAGCCCCTGCAAGGGCAGGAGGATGGAAAAAGGGCATAGCCATAATAGATTTCATTCTAAGGTTAGGCGCCGTTGCCGCCGCTCTTGGCGCCGCCGCCTCGATGGGAATGAGTGATCAGACCCTCCCTTTCTTTACTCAGTTCTTTCAGTTTGAAGCTAGCTATGATAGCTTTACTGCCTTCCA GTTTTTTGTTATTACAATGGCATTAGTAGCTGGCTATTTGGTCTTATCCTTACCTTTCTCTATAGTAGCCATCATTCGCCCTCATGCAACAGGACCAAGGCTTTTTCTCATCATCTTAGACACT GTGTTTCTTACTCTAGCTGCTGCTAGTGCTTCTGCAGCTGCTTCCATAGTTTACTTGGCACACAATGGAAATCAAGACACAAACTGGCTTGCTATCTGTAATCAATTTGGAGATTTCTGTGCACAGACAAGTGGAGCAGTTGTGTCATCGTTTATTGCTGTGGTTGTTTTGGTTCTGTTGGTTGTGATGTCTGCTTTGGCTATTGGGAAACATTGA